The Aureitalea marina genome includes a window with the following:
- the ftsA gene encoding cell division protein FtsA, which produces MEQEQKAVGLDIGTTKIVAMIGRRNEYGKMEILGIGKSKSLGVHRGVVNNITQTIQSIQQAVQDAEASSGYSISEVVVGIAGQHIRSLQHSDYITRSNSDEVIDEEDIDRLCNQVHKLVMLPGEEIIHVLPQDFKVDGQAEIKEPIGMYGGRLEANFHVVVGQVSSIRNIGRCVKSAGLELSGITLEPLASANAVLSQEEKEAGVALIDIGGGTTDLAIFKDGIIRHTAVIPFGGNVITEDIKEGCSIIEKQAELLKIKFGSAWPGENKDNEIVSIPGLRGREPKEITLKNLSKIIHARVVEIIEQVYLEIKNYGHEEQKKKLIAGIVLTGGGSQLRHLKQLVEYITGMDTRVGYPNEHLAGDSDSETTSPMYATAVGLVLNSLETSERVPQMKPAGSLAEHAEEEITEPEIQEEGPEPQKKTRFFDKWAEKFKDFLDNAE; this is translated from the coding sequence ATGGAACAGGAACAAAAAGCGGTTGGGTTAGACATCGGAACGACAAAGATCGTTGCCATGATTGGGCGGCGTAATGAGTACGGGAAGATGGAAATACTAGGCATTGGAAAGTCCAAAAGTCTGGGAGTCCACAGAGGCGTTGTCAACAATATCACGCAAACCATTCAATCCATACAGCAGGCCGTTCAGGATGCTGAAGCCTCCTCTGGGTATTCGATCTCAGAAGTGGTGGTTGGAATTGCTGGTCAACACATTCGCAGCTTACAGCATTCGGATTATATCACCCGTTCCAATTCTGACGAAGTTATCGACGAGGAGGATATAGATCGACTCTGTAACCAGGTTCACAAGTTGGTGATGTTACCAGGAGAGGAGATCATTCACGTATTACCCCAGGATTTCAAAGTAGATGGCCAGGCTGAGATCAAGGAACCCATTGGTATGTACGGGGGCCGCTTGGAAGCCAATTTCCATGTGGTTGTTGGTCAAGTATCCTCCATCCGAAATATCGGTCGATGTGTTAAGAGTGCTGGCTTGGAATTGTCCGGAATAACCCTGGAGCCGTTGGCATCGGCCAATGCTGTTTTGAGCCAGGAAGAGAAGGAGGCAGGAGTTGCCCTGATCGACATAGGAGGCGGAACAACGGATCTGGCCATTTTCAAGGATGGTATTATCCGGCATACGGCAGTAATTCCATTTGGAGGTAATGTGATCACCGAAGACATCAAGGAAGGCTGTAGCATCATTGAGAAACAAGCGGAACTGCTCAAGATCAAATTTGGTTCGGCATGGCCTGGAGAGAATAAGGACAATGAAATCGTTTCCATACCAGGTCTCAGAGGCCGCGAACCCAAGGAGATCACCTTGAAGAATCTCTCCAAGATCATTCACGCCAGAGTGGTGGAGATCATCGAGCAGGTCTACCTGGAGATAAAGAATTACGGTCACGAAGAACAAAAGAAGAAGCTGATCGCAGGTATCGTATTGACCGGTGGTGGATCACAATTACGTCACCTCAAACAGTTGGTGGAGTACATCACTGGAATGGATACTCGAGTGGGATATCCTAATGAGCATTTAGCGGGGGATTCCGATAGCGAAACAACATCGCCCATGTATGCCACAGCTGTTGGGTTGGTACTCAACAGCCTGGAAACCAGCGAGCGTGTTCCACAGATGAAACCGGCCGGATCACTGGCCGAGCATGCAGAAGAAGAAATAACCGAACCGGAAATTCAGGAAGAAGGTCCGGAACCTCAGAAAAAGACCCGCTTCTTTGACAAGTGGGCCGAGAAGTTCAAGGATTTCCTGGATAACGCAGAATAA
- the ftsZ gene encoding cell division protein FtsZ, whose protein sequence is MPKKAEFENIAFDLPKNQSNVIKVIGVGGGGSNAINHMFSQGIKGVDFVICNTDAQALENSPVPIKIQLGVSLTEGLGAGANPKIGEQSAMESLEEIKAMLSTHTKMVFITAGMGGGTGTGAAPIIARMAKELDILTVGIVTSPFLFEGKLRNEQAQLGVENLRNNVDSLIVINNNKLREVYGNLGFKAGFSKADEVLATAARGIAEVITHHYTQNIDLRDAKTVLADSGTAIMGSAHATGANRAKEAISKALDSPLLNDNKINGAKNVLLLIVSGSEEITIDEIGEISDHIQDEAGHSANIIMGVGEDSSLEGAISITVIATGFDAEQQNEIVNAETTRIIHTLEDEQRAEHDLTATPMRSTVEVPLNTTTQESQSEEPEVIRHELFEDEPMTEVKDGGPFEGYVKTTELIKDIEVESTLIDIHYLAEFEQIQINEIDVNQFTIVEAEEEAVKDDRQEVEEQMLMFDLPINQPTQAEPVKMPESQPVAEEPELLVHNLEEIEVKDAVEIVPITEVSDEGVKRYSLDDYEEIENHLNSAKPSEEEVEFTTRTEEAPVEEEVDEENADPLNSPISKLLRDRTDERRRKMKEFNYKFRNSPSKIDEIEKQPAYKRMGIELDESDPSESNISRTSINTDDDDIDLRSNNSFLHDNVD, encoded by the coding sequence ATGCCCAAGAAAGCCGAATTTGAGAATATCGCTTTTGATCTACCCAAGAATCAATCCAATGTGATCAAGGTTATAGGTGTTGGTGGAGGTGGTAGCAATGCCATTAACCACATGTTCAGCCAGGGGATCAAGGGAGTGGATTTCGTGATCTGCAATACCGATGCCCAGGCCTTGGAAAACAGCCCTGTCCCTATCAAGATCCAACTGGGTGTTTCCCTGACCGAAGGATTGGGCGCCGGTGCCAACCCAAAGATCGGAGAACAGTCCGCCATGGAGAGCCTGGAGGAGATCAAAGCCATGCTGTCTACTCATACTAAGATGGTCTTCATCACAGCCGGAATGGGAGGTGGAACCGGTACAGGGGCAGCTCCGATCATTGCCCGCATGGCCAAAGAGCTCGATATACTAACGGTTGGGATCGTAACCAGTCCTTTCTTGTTTGAAGGTAAGTTGCGCAATGAACAAGCCCAACTCGGTGTGGAGAACTTGAGAAATAATGTTGACTCGCTCATCGTGATCAACAACAACAAACTGAGAGAGGTTTACGGTAATTTGGGCTTTAAAGCAGGCTTTTCCAAGGCTGACGAGGTATTGGCAACTGCCGCGCGCGGGATAGCCGAAGTCATCACCCATCACTACACTCAGAACATTGACCTTAGAGATGCGAAGACCGTCCTGGCGGATAGCGGAACGGCCATTATGGGAAGTGCTCATGCCACTGGAGCAAACCGAGCTAAAGAGGCCATTTCCAAAGCCTTGGATTCTCCATTGCTCAACGATAATAAGATCAATGGGGCCAAGAATGTATTATTGTTGATCGTCTCTGGATCTGAAGAGATCACCATCGATGAGATCGGTGAGATTAGTGATCACATCCAGGACGAGGCTGGTCACAGCGCCAATATCATCATGGGGGTTGGAGAAGATTCTTCTCTTGAAGGTGCAATCTCCATCACGGTCATTGCAACTGGATTTGACGCCGAGCAGCAGAATGAGATCGTCAATGCAGAGACCACTCGCATCATCCATACCCTGGAAGACGAGCAGCGGGCAGAACATGACTTGACTGCCACTCCTATGCGTTCTACTGTTGAAGTTCCATTGAATACGACTACTCAGGAATCTCAATCTGAGGAACCTGAAGTGATCCGACACGAGTTGTTTGAAGATGAACCCATGACGGAGGTTAAGGATGGAGGCCCTTTTGAAGGCTATGTGAAGACCACTGAGCTAATCAAGGATATCGAAGTGGAGTCTACCCTGATCGATATTCATTACCTGGCAGAGTTCGAACAGATACAGATCAATGAGATCGATGTGAACCAATTCACTATTGTGGAGGCCGAAGAAGAGGCGGTCAAGGATGATCGTCAGGAGGTAGAGGAGCAGATGTTGATGTTCGATTTACCGATCAATCAACCAACACAAGCTGAGCCGGTAAAAATGCCGGAGAGCCAGCCTGTAGCAGAAGAACCTGAATTACTGGTCCACAATTTGGAGGAGATCGAAGTAAAGGATGCGGTAGAGATCGTGCCCATTACCGAAGTGTCAGACGAGGGGGTTAAGCGATACAGCCTGGACGATTACGAGGAGATCGAGAATCACCTCAATAGTGCCAAACCATCTGAAGAGGAAGTAGAATTCACCACTCGGACTGAAGAAGCTCCTGTAGAGGAAGAGGTGGATGAGGAAAATGCTGACCCATTGAATTCGCCCATCTCCAAATTACTTCGGGATAGAACGGACGAGCGAAGAAGGAAGATGAAGGAATTCAATTATAAATTCCGCAATAGTCCTTCCAAGATAGACGAGATCGAAAAACAACCTGCTTACAAGCGGATGGGAATAGAATTGGACGAAAGTGATCCGAGCGAATCGAATATTTCGAGAACCTCGATCAACACAGACGATGATGATATTGATCTGCGTTCCAACAATTCTTTCTTGCACGACAACGTCGATTAA
- a CDS encoding GatB/YqeY domain-containing protein, translated as MSLQKQIMDAMKTAMKEKNAVALESLRAVKSAILLAQTESGAKAELSEDQEMKILQKLVKQRKDSAAIFTEQGRDDLAQPELAQAAVIEQFLPEQLGEEEIAAVVDQIIAQTGASSMKDMGKVMGMASGKLAGKADGKTISTIVKQRLSS; from the coding sequence ATGAGTCTTCAAAAGCAGATAATGGACGCCATGAAAACGGCTATGAAAGAGAAAAATGCGGTGGCATTGGAATCTCTTCGTGCGGTTAAATCGGCCATACTGCTAGCCCAGACAGAAAGCGGTGCCAAAGCCGAATTGTCCGAGGATCAGGAAATGAAGATCTTGCAAAAACTGGTCAAGCAACGCAAGGATAGTGCTGCTATCTTTACAGAACAGGGCAGGGATGACCTGGCTCAACCAGAATTGGCCCAGGCTGCTGTGATCGAACAGTTCTTACCCGAGCAATTGGGAGAGGAGGAGATCGCAGCTGTCGTTGACCAGATCATTGCCCAGACCGGTGCCTCCAGTATGAAGGACATGGGAAAGGTAATGGGAATGGCCTCCGGAAAATTAGCCGGAAAAGCCGATGGCAAGACCATTTCGACCATAGTAAAGCAAAGACTCAGTTCTTAA
- a CDS encoding DUF4377 domain-containing protein produces MRKIVQQIFGHWIFMAITLITLSTFTGCTSLNDGELFWVEGTGETCDAGAAKIQCYLINRSKDPNTGEWEYFYSSIDGFEIKQGVRQLIRVRVDTVYNPPADGSSLKYTLLKVVKTQKMW; encoded by the coding sequence GTGAGAAAGATCGTCCAGCAAATCTTTGGTCATTGGATCTTTATGGCCATCACACTTATCACTCTTAGCACATTCACAGGATGTACCTCTCTGAATGATGGAGAACTATTCTGGGTAGAAGGAACAGGTGAAACATGTGATGCCGGGGCGGCTAAAATACAGTGCTATTTGATCAATAGATCCAAGGATCCGAACACAGGCGAATGGGAATACTTCTATTCTTCTATTGACGGTTTCGAAATTAAACAAGGGGTGCGACAACTTATCAGGGTCCGTGTGGACACTGTTTATAATCCGCCTGCCGATGGAAGTAGTCTTAAGTATACCCTATTGAAGGTGGTCAAGACCCAGAAAATGTGGTGA
- a CDS encoding cupin domain-containing protein: MPDPLAAGWKGNKVCEVIEENDEIRVLRCTFPPGVGHERHYHPPHVAYTLAGSTFQMTDTTGVRTLEVPTGLHYYSEGVEWHEALNVGDSTAQFLIIEPKQ, translated from the coding sequence TTGCCTGACCCCCTTGCAGCGGGCTGGAAAGGAAACAAGGTGTGCGAGGTGATCGAAGAGAACGACGAGATACGCGTACTGCGTTGTACCTTTCCGCCTGGAGTTGGCCATGAACGTCATTATCACCCTCCACATGTTGCCTACACATTGGCCGGGAGTACCTTCCAGATGACAGACACAACTGGTGTAAGAACATTGGAAGTGCCAACAGGGCTTCACTACTACAGTGAAGGCGTAGAATGGCATGAGGCATTGAATGTTGGCGACAGCACAGCCCAATTTTTAATTATCGAACCAAAACAGTGA
- a CDS encoding DUF2490 domain-containing protein: MVLFCLLGLAEIEDSQAQTDNQIWSNFAIKAPLDEKFSIGGDAGIRGLISGREWSQILIRPTATYRAHKLLKVSAGLALFSTFNVNTYNVNEFRLNQDFNLTWPDLGWSKLFFRLRFEERWFYYQDRVNNFSLRGRILGGIQSRDLTFLGEKRPIYLKMMLEGFIPFERDIEEVFVNNFRWYFALGHRLSKDWRYEVHYIRQISKLFDSSGSTTPQNIFRLRVFYSLDPKEEQIDDDVINPDGD; the protein is encoded by the coding sequence ATGGTCTTATTTTGCTTGCTTGGACTGGCGGAAATAGAGGATTCACAGGCCCAGACGGATAATCAGATATGGTCCAATTTTGCTATAAAGGCCCCTTTGGACGAGAAGTTTTCCATTGGAGGGGATGCGGGTATCAGGGGATTGATCTCTGGTAGGGAATGGAGTCAGATATTGATCCGGCCTACAGCAACTTACCGGGCCCATAAATTGCTCAAAGTATCGGCGGGCCTTGCCTTATTCTCTACCTTCAATGTGAACACCTACAATGTCAATGAATTTAGATTGAACCAGGATTTCAATCTTACCTGGCCGGATCTGGGTTGGTCCAAGCTGTTTTTCAGGCTGCGTTTTGAAGAACGTTGGTTCTACTATCAGGACCGAGTCAATAACTTTAGTCTCAGGGGCAGGATACTGGGTGGAATCCAGTCAAGGGATCTCACTTTCCTGGGAGAGAAGCGGCCCATTTACCTCAAGATGATGTTGGAAGGTTTCATTCCTTTTGAACGGGATATCGAAGAGGTCTTTGTCAATAACTTTCGTTGGTACTTCGCATTAGGACACAGGCTGTCCAAGGATTGGCGCTACGAGGTCCATTACATCCGGCAGATATCCAAACTTTTTGACAGTTCAGGGTCTACTACTCCACAGAATATCTTTCGGCTAAGAGTCTTTTATTCCTTAGATCCCAAAGAAGAACAGATCGACGACGATGTGATCAACC